A single window of Huiozyma naganishii CBS 8797 chromosome 10, complete genome DNA harbors:
- the SIF2 gene encoding Sif2p (similar to Saccharomyces cerevisiae SIF2 (YBR103W); ancestral locus Anc_3.344) has protein sequence MSVTSEELNYLVWRYLQETGNELSAAAMQEETRVLEFETLYKRHIPMGTLVNMVQKGILFCESELLVAAAAAPGDNPPRFKEDFNLVNALKLDSGKIPEIAAVGRFALEGDELSSAETEGESKEPVLPAMTSAPEFVPTLREVCKLDAAVVCHWNPRDPLVLAIGGRDSLARIVRFTTAQCNEVAETHDLSHPFAVNVTTTNQVTCMAWSHEGQQLASAVENGEVRLWDASSGSLQNVLSLHRCAVVAMKWSSDSRHLLTLDTENVTVLWNAASGTVVQHFEGSSQCGVDIEWVDRDKFVVPGPQGQLVVHETAQSAPVGKLVGPQGTVSNLSFNGDTKLLASSSDDGNGDSGEQYAIRVWHGASSNCSHCFYGHSQSVVSLEWIDDDKLISSALDGSLRVWSLRSGRLVGLANSEGVPILVGRLSRDKRAYTIGLMDGQINVYDVHRFLIRLQSQETTEESLPLVIPLCGNHQAAGRDHCNVLDLSWSSSDECVAMTYSEGPSTVVSARSDKGISN, from the coding sequence ATGAGTGTGACGAGCGAGGAGCTGAACTACCTGGTGTGGCGGTACCTGCAGGAGACCGGGAACGAGTTGAGTGCCGCGGCGATGCAGGAGGAGACGCGGGTGCTCGAGTTCGAGACGCTGTACAAGAGACACATTCCGATGGGCACGCTTGTGAACATGGTGCAGAAGGGGATTCTGTTCTGCGAGAGCGAGTTGCTTGTTGCTGCCGCGGCGGCACCCGGGGACAACCCGCCGAGGTTCAAAGAGGACTTCAACTTGGTCAACGCGTTGAAGTTGGACAGCGGGAAGATCCCCGAGATCGCTGCTGTCGGGAGGTTTGCCCTCGAGGGGGACGAGTTGTCGTCCGCGGAGACAGAGGGGGAGTCCAAAGAACCCGTGCTGCCAGCGATGACCTCAGCTCCTGAATTCGTGCCGACTCTGAGGGAAGTATGCAAGTTGGACGCCGCTGTGGTGTGCCATTGGAACCCAAGAGACCCTCTTGTGCTTGCAATTGGTGGGCGGGACTCCCTGGCGCGGATTGTAAGGTTTACTACTGCTCAATGCAATGAGGTCGCGGAGACGCACGATCTGAGCCACCCGTTTGCGGTGAATGTGACGACTACGAACCAAGTGACTTGCATGGCATGGTCCCATGAGGGCCAGCAGCTAGCAAGTGCAGTCGAGAACGGCGAGGTACGGCTCTGGGACGCGTCTTCGGGGTCGCTACAGAACGTGCTCAGCTTGCACCGGTGCGCCGTGGTCGCTATGAAGTGGAGTTCCGACTCGCGACACCTGTTGACACTTGACACGGAGAACGTCACTGTACTGTGGAATGCTGCCAGTGGGACAGTCGTACAGCACTTCGAGGGGTCCTCGCAGTGCGGTGTCGACATCGAATGGGTCGACCGTGACAAGTTCGTCGTGCCAGGTCCACAGGGACAACTGGTCGTCCACGAGACGGCGCAGAGTGCGCCCGTGGGGAAGTTAGTCGGCCCACAGGGCACGGTCAGTAACCTCAGCTTCAACGGCGATACGAAGCTTCTAGCGTCGAGTAGCGACGATGGTAACGGTGACAGCGGTGAGCAGTACGCGATCCGCGTGTGGCACGGCGCGAGCTCGAACTGCAGCCACTGTTTTTATGGCCACTCGCAGAGTGTCGTATCCTTGGAGTGGATCGATGATGACAAGTTGATCTCCAGTGCGTTGGACGGGTCCCTACGTGTATGGTCGCTCCGTTCAGGACGGCTCGTTGGGCTCGCGAACTCGGAGGGTGTCCCCATCCTCGTGGGCCGTTTGTCCCGAGACAAGCGTGCGTACACCATCGGGCTCATGGACGGCCAGATCAACGTCTACGACGTTCACAGGTTCTTGATCAGGTTACAGTCGCAGGAGACTACTGAGGAGTCCCTACCCCTAGTGATACCGCTATGCGGGAACCACCAGGCCGCTGGACGGGACCATTGCAACGTGCTGGACTTGTCATGGAGCAGTTCCGACGAGTGTGTTGCCATGACGTACTCGGAGGGACCCTCTACCGTCGTGAGCGCGAGAAGTGATAAGGGCATAAGTAACTAA
- the KNAG0J02570 gene encoding uncharacterized protein (similar to Saccharomyces cerevisiae PET10 (YKR046C); ancestral locus Anc_1.236) → MHTEQDSLPVHATTMNDHAEEKVAPGFDVAQCRTLKHVQRKFPLVPQLLGYVVPLSVWHTLATLCNTLLNALLGPRMLRAGDLLVDKVVMTFVVDSMVTALLAPLVWPTRLVRLFWKFSPKKEATSQVQAAPESLSMKRGPADASTAETHQLVSVDYKAQLDGDATANGGKLPDVSTISRDTTLAPPSSASSGK, encoded by the coding sequence ATGCATACCGAGCAAGATAGTCTCCCGGTGCACGCAACCACGATGAACGATCACGCTGAGGAGAAGGTTGCCCCTGGGTTTGACGTTGCGCAGTGCAGGACACTCAAGCACGTCCAGCGGAAGTTCCCTCTCGTGCCGCAGTTGCTAGGGTACGTCGTGCCCCTGTCCGTGTGGCACACGCTTGCCACGCTTTGCAACACGCTGCTGAACGCTCTCTTGGGGCCCAGGATGCTTCGCGCGGGGGATCTGTTAGTGGATAAAGTCGTCATGAcctttgttgttgatagTATGGTTACTGCGCTGCTGGCACCGCTAGTGTGGCCCACACGTCTCGTAAGACTGTTCTGGAAGTTCTCTCCGAAGAAGGAAGCGACATCACAGGTCCAGGCGGCTCCAGAGAGTCTATCGATGAAGAGAGGGCCGGCAGATGCGTCTACGGCAGAGACTCACCAACTAGTGTCCGTGGATTACAAAGCACAACTGGACGGCGATGCGACTGCAAACGGTGGGAAACTACCAGACGTTTCGACTATAAGCAGGGACACGACGCTAGCACCACCGAGCAGTGCGTCCTCGGGGAAGTAA
- the RPE1 gene encoding ribulose-phosphate 3-epimerase RPE1 (similar to Saccharomyces cerevisiae RPE1 (YJL121C); ancestral locus Anc_1.234) has translation MVTPIIAPSILASDFANLGCDCHRVINAGADWLHIDVMDGHFVPNITLGQPIVASLRKSVPRADAATEKNPSAFFDCHMMVENPETWVPDFVKAGADQFTFHYESTKDPLELVKLIKSYGIRAACAVKPGTPVDVLFELAPHLDMALVMTVEPGLGGQKFMPEMMEKVAALRERFPQLDIQVDGGLGKATVPQAAAAGANVIVAGTSVFTATDPADVIGFMREEVRKGLKDRDVLS, from the coding sequence ATGGTAACACCTATCATAGCCCCCTCAATTCTTGCCTCGGACTTCGCCAACCTCGGCTGCGACTGCCACCGGGTGATCAATGCCGGTGCAGACTGGCTGCACATCGACGTGATGGACGGCCACTTCGTTCCCAACATCACTCTGGGCCAGCCGATCGTCGCGTCGTTGCGGAAGTCTGTCCCCAGAGCAGATGCGGCCACCGAGAAGAACCCTTCTGCGTTCTTCGACTGCCATATGATGGTGGAGAACCCAGAGACGTGGGTGCCCGACTTCGTGAAGGCCGGTGCTGACCAGTTCACTTTCCACTACGAGTCCACAAAGGACCCGTTGGAGCTTGTGAAGTTGATCAAGTCGTATGGGATCCGTGCTGCATGTGCTGTCAAGCCGGGGACCCCAGTGGACGTTCTGTTCGAGTTGGCACCACACTTGGACATGGCTCTTGTGATGACCGTGGAACCAGGGCTTGGTGGACAGAAGTTCATGCCTGAGATGATGGAGAAAGTCGCTGCCCTGAGGGAAAGATTCCCACAGTTGGATATTCAGGTGGACGGCGGGTTGGGGAAGGCCACTGTCCCACAGGCCGCTGCGGCGGGGGCCAATGTGATCGTTGCCGGGACCAGCGTGTTCACCGCGACGGACCCAGCAGACGTGATTGGGTTCATGAGGGAGGAGGTGCGGAAGGGGTTGAAAGACAGAGACGTGTTATCCTAG
- the ALB1 gene encoding Alb1p (similar to Saccharomyces cerevisiae ALB1 (YJL122W); ancestral locus Anc_1.233) yields MPSKNSVNRPKLTANLRRRAQKLGQKRARRTAQGHFALGREDALGAGKSAPLDVYFGRVGVQGSHAEGSKDGRVTSRTLSGKRLRKIERNLRYAKKRQGKEQKQAPPASAPAGPLTALRNALWSVLGDSPSAGLIIDTTGNAGTTLGGAYFP; encoded by the coding sequence ATGCCCTCGAAGAACTCTGTGAACAGACCGAAGCTTACCGCCAACCTGAGACGCCGCGCGCAGAAACTGGGCCAGAAGAGGGCCAGGAGAACGGCTCAGGGCCATTTTGCCCTGGGGAGAGAGGACGCTCTGGGTGCCGGGAAGTCTGCTCCATTGGACGTGTACTTTGGTAGAGTCGGTGTGCAGGGGTCCCATGCGGAGGGGAGTAAAGACGGGAGGGTCACGTCGAGGACGCTCTCGGGGAAGAGGCTGAGGAAGATAGAGAGGAATTTGAGGTACgcgaagaagagacaggGCAAAGAACAGAAGCAGGCTCCGCCTGCTTCTGCTCCGGCTGGCCCGCTCACTGCGCTTCGTAACGCACTGTGGTCTGTTCTCGGTGACTCCCCCTCCGCTGGTCTGATCATCGACACGACGGGCAACGCGGGGACCACTCTCGGTGGAGCGTACTTCCCATAA
- the MTC1 gene encoding DUF5427 domain-containing protein MTC1 (similar to Saccharomyces cerevisiae YJL123C; ancestral locus Anc_1.232) — MAVVEAAEALMSGHGEPEEQREQRVSREAEDVFEFLGSLPQGKAEQGREQEKGEGDGDVFEFLEELEKSNLSVGGKRGGEAGGEKQVTEKGTGKQRLLRRWKGKTQRSLNKNKGAEAAGEQEGEQSPAAPDSASPAGAFSLSNWWSASGSATVSQLWNRTTEQATTLTNKIAQEHLHDLQGSLPIKLDGSTISELARNLQKIVVGETEEVLRIHLVHDFVNVKYLQRHVEQKFDQVLSSQVQGGVRIFVDEWGRPGHRDAEDEDSEEEQERQDESHSASFNVFYGKVADGEKLAFANLDNAVKLFSKAHDEMLRQQRESTDGGSAPAQTPDSISDVFVSLLAIAPPERTDAENEPVKTTDAAVGGNFSFTVVLRDVSNDITTVTRSQGFPLQWLSWLEGSALPMQTGEDPTPGADADDDLDPREWVQGWAEDGLALALGVAAQNYVINRMGF, encoded by the coding sequence ATGGCGGTGGTGGAGGCGGCTGAGGCATTGATGAGCGGGCACGGGGAGCCGGAGGAGCAGCGGGAGCAGCGGGTGTCGCGGGAGGCAGAGGACGTGTTTGAGTTTCTCGGTTCTTTGCCGCAGGGGAAGGCAGAGCAGGGGAGGGAACAGGAGAAAGGTGAGGGAGATGGCGATGTCTTTGAGTTCTTGGAGGAGTTGGAGAAGTCGAACTTGTCTGTTGGGGGTAAGCGGGGGGGAGAAGCAGGCGGGGAGAAGCAAGTGACAGAGAAAGGTACGGGAAAACAGAGGTTGTTGAGGAGGTGGAAGGGCAAGACGCAGAGgtcgttgaacaagaacaagggTGCAGAGGCCGCTGGAGAGCAAGAAGGCGAGCAGAGTCCGGCTGCGCCAGACTCTGCTTCGCCTGCGGGCGCCTTTTCCCTGAGCAACTGGTGGTCCGCGAGCGGATCCGCCACGGTCTCGCAACTCTGGAACCGTACCACGGAACAGGCCACCACGCTCACGAACAAGATCGCACAGGAACATCTCCACGACCTGCAAGGGTCACTGCCGATCAAACTCGACGGGTCGACGATCTCCGAGTTGGCCAGAAACCTCCAGAAGATCGTCGTTGGTGAGACAGAGGAAGTGCTCCGTATACACCTCGTGCACGATTTCGTCAACGTCAAATACTTGCAACGGCACGTCGAGCAGAAGTTCGACCAAGTGCTCTCGTCACAGGTCCAAGGCGGTGTGCGCATCTTCGTAGACGAATGGGGGAGACCGGGACACAGAGACgcagaggacgaggatTCCGAGGAGGAACAAGAACGCCAAGATGAGTCCCACAGCGCCAGCTTCAATGTGTTCTACGGGAAGGTCGCCGATGGCGAGAAACTCGCCTTTGCAAACCTCGACAACGCAGTCAAACTGTTCAGCAAAGCACACGACGAAATGCTCAGACAACAAAGGGAGTCCACCGATGGGGGATCCGCCCCTGCACAGACACCAGACAGTATCAGCGACGTGTTCGTCTCTCTGCTGGCCATTGCACCCCCAGAGAGAACAGACGCAGAGAACGAACCGGTCAAGACGACAGATGCAGCGGTGGGTGggaacttctccttcaCGGTCGTCCTCAGAGACGTCTCGAACGACATAACGACAGTGACTCGGTCGCAGGGGTTCCCTCTGCAGTGGCTCTCCTGGCTCGAGGGTTCAGCATTACCAATGCAGACAGGCGAAGACCCGACCCCAGGCGCTGACGCCGACGACGACCTCGACCCGCGCGAGTGGGTGCAGGGATGGGCCGAGGACGGCCTGGCACTCGCCTTGGGCGTCGCCGCACAGAACTATGTCATCAACCGCATGGGGTTCTGA
- the LSM1 gene encoding Lsm1p (similar to Saccharomyces cerevisiae LSM1 (YJL124C); ancestral locus Anc_1.230), protein MSGRSSNTATPEPSGTPGSQQPQQQQQRSGQRAKGAKKISEGEADLYLDQYNFTTTAAIVSSVDRKIFVLLRDGKLLFGVLRTFDQYANLLLQHCVERIYLEGKYAEEDRGVFMVRGENVVMLGEVDIDKEDEPLTLLERVPFSEAESTRTLANAQRFKQETDKTKEYARYGLSHDFYKSDMY, encoded by the coding sequence ATGAGCGGGAGATCGAGCAACACGGCGACACCGGAACCTTCGGGGACCCCCGGTTcacaacaaccacaacagcaacagcagcgcAGTGGACAGAGGGCCAAAGGCGCGAAGAAGATCTCGGAGGGCGAGGCAGACTTGTACCTCGACCAGTACAACTTCACGACGACCGCGGCGATAGTGAGTTCCGTGGACCGCAAGATATTCGTGCTCCTGCGGGACGGGAAGTTGCTCTTCGGCGTGCTCCGGACGTTCGACCAGTACGCGAACTTGCTCCTGCAGCACTGCGTGGAGCGGATATACCTCGAGGGGAAGTACGCGGAGGAGGACCGCGGTGTGTTCATGGTCCGTGGTGAGAACGTCGTCATGTTGGGTGAGGTCGATATTGACAAAGAGGACGAACCGCTCACGTTGCTCGAGCGCGTGCCCTTCTCCGAGGCAGAGAGTACCAGGACACTGGCCAACGCTCAGCGGTTCAAACAGGAGACTGACAAGACTAAAGAATACGCAAGGTACGGACTCTCCCACGACTTCTACAAGTCAGATATGTACTAG
- the GCD14 gene encoding tRNA 1-methyladenosine methyltransferase subunit GCD14 (similar to Saccharomyces cerevisiae GCD14 (YJL125C); ancestral locus Anc_1.229), producing the protein MSCFSEYRDIVQEGELVLLWVSRDNIRPVVMDHKETFNTRYGSFAHADIIGKPYGSQIGVMTKSSNKFGFVHVLQPTPELWTHSLPHRTQIVYTPDSSYIMQRLNCGPRSVVIEAGTGSGSFSHAFARSVQKVYSYEFHEVRYQQAFKEFEDHGLLRENVTLTHRDVCQDGFTIKDGDTTSMPLQEREPTAEIGATAIFLDLPAPWDAIPHLSKVIAQEGKVGLCCFSPCIEQVDKTLEVMEKHGWINVQMVEIQGRRYESRRQMVRTLDDALNRLRDIKRRKLEGTERRQRALEAVGPEAVAEEMARVRAVTEKSKFNPFGKGSRVKEGDEHYTWKQVTKVEAEIKSHTSYLTFAFKVMDRTRDSDKVDKILASINGES; encoded by the coding sequence ATGTCCTGCTTCAGCGAGTACAGAGATATCGTGCAAGAGGGCGAGCTCGTCCTGCTGTGGGTCTCGAGGGACAACATCCGGCCCGTCGTCATGGACCACAAGGAAACTTTCAACACGCGGTACGGGTCCTTTGCACACGCGGACATCATCGGGAAACCGTACGGGTCGCAGATCGGTGTCATGACGAAATCAAGCAATAAGTTCGGGTTCGTGCACGTCCTACAGCCGACACCGGAACTATGGACCCACTCGCTGCCCCACAGGACGCAGATCGTGTACACGCCAGACTCGTCCTATATCATGCAGAGACTCAATTGCGGGCCCAGATCGGTCGTGATCGAGGCTGGGACAGGGTCTGGATCCTTCTCGCACGCGTTCGCTCGGTCAGTGCAGAAGGTGTACTCGTACGAGTTTCATGAGGTTCGATACCAGCAGGCGTTCAAGGAGTTTGAAGACCACGGATTGTTACGGGAGAACGTCACACTCACACACAGAGACGTCTGCCAGGATGGGTTCACCATCAAGGACGGCGACACGACGTCGATGCCATTGCAGGAGAGGGAACCCACTGCAGAGATTGGAGCCACTGCGATTTTCCTCGATTTGCCAGCACCTTGGGACGCAATCCCACACTTGTCCAAAGTCATCGCACAGGAGGGCAAAGTTGGGTTGTGCTGCTTCTCCCCCTGCATCGAACAAGTTGACAAGACGCTCGAAGTCATGGAGAAACACGGCTGGATCAACGTGCAGATGGTCGAGATCCAGGGCAGACGGTACGAATCACGCAGACAGATGGTCAGAACTTTGGACGACGCATTGAACCGTTTGAGGGACATTAAGAGACGTAAATTGGAGGGCACAGAGAGACGCCAGCGCGCTTTAGAGGCCGTCGGCCCAGAAGCGGTCGCGGAGGAGATGGCAAGAGTGCGCGCAGTCACGGAGAAGAGCAAGTTCAACCCCTTTGGGAAGGGTTCCCGCGTCAAAGAGGGTGACGAGCACTACACTTGGAAACAGGTGACAAAAGTCGAGGCAGAGATCAAATCGCACACCTCGTACTTGACATTCGCATTCAAAGTCATGGACAGGACCAGAGACAGCGACAAAGTAGATAAAATCCTGGCCTCCATCAACGGGGAGAGTTGA
- the NIT2 gene encoding putative hydrolase (similar to Saccharomyces cerevisiae NIT2 (YJL126W); ancestral locus Anc_1.228) → MNRIAIGQLCSSSNMWENLAVIKRLISRALKQDVKVIFFPEATDYLGQNAEHSSVLSRETPKFVSKLQESIRSLTHETGKKIDVSIGVHLPPTRSVDAVQDSRVKNVLLYIDSDGQIVQKYQKLHLFDVDVPRGPILKESLSVQPGDRIPPIIDTPVGCLGSAICYDIRFSELSLKLRSMGAELLCFPSAFTMKTGDAHWEILARARAIDTQCFVVMPAQCGKHELRVDDWSRDHASLNTPERESWGHSLIVDPWGDVIAQADIDGPNEQLIVADIDIAKLQEVRERMPLWEQRRRDLFPSV, encoded by the coding sequence ATGAATAGAATTGCAATTGGGCAGCTGTGCTCTTCCTCCAATATGTGGGAGAACCTCGCAGTGATAAAACGGTTGATCTCGAGGGCCCTGAAGCAGGACGTCAAAGTGATCTTTTTCCCCGAAGCGACGGACTACCTGGGTCAGAACGCGGAGCACTCATCTGTGTTGTCTAGGGAGACCCCCAAATTTGTCTCTAAGTTACAGGAGAGCATTAGGTCGCTGACCCATGAGACAGGCAAGAAGATCGATGTCTCCATCGGTGTGCATTTACCCCCGACAAGATCTGTTGACGCTGTACAGGATAGTCGTGTTAAAAACGTTCTACTGTACATCGACTCTGACGGACAGATCGTTCAGAAGTATCAGAAACTACACCTCTTCGACGTGGATGTACCTAGGGGTCCCATTCTGAAGGAGTCTCTTTCCGTCCAACCTGGGGACCGTATCCCGCCCATTATCGACACCCCCGTTGGCTGTTTGGGATCAGCTATATGTTATGACATTCGTTTCTCAGAGCTGTCACTGAAGTTACGATCGATGGGAGCCGAATTGCTGTGTTTCCCTAGTGCATTCACTATGAAGACAGGCGATGCACATTGGGAGATACTGGCAAGGGCCCGGGCCATTGACACGCAGTGTTTCGTTGTGATGCCCGCGCAATGTGGCAAGCACGAACTTAGAGTTGATGACTGGAGCAGGGACCACGCCTCGCTGAACACCCCTGAGAGAGAATCATGGGGCCATTCTTTGATTGTTGACCCTTGGGGGGACGTGATTGCCCAGGCGGATATTGACGGCCCCAACGAACAACTAATAGTCGCCGATATAGATATAGCGAAGCTTCAAGAGGTGCGTGAGAGGATGCCCCTTTGGGAACAGCGCCGCCGTGATTTGTTCCCCTCGGTTTAG
- the SPT10 gene encoding Spt10p (similar to Saccharomyces cerevisiae SPT10 (YJL127C); ancestral locus Anc_1.227) produces the protein MSSSGESNFTGADGSGGAEITYFQHQQQQQFQTPLQPHTILLKDGETVATMYPVPSFQHLLPKGLLSFLLDEFNMEVVKGDSFPYYETLTLSEFKDVWLQKDGHVCVMVLGEIPELDYSVDNDLTDLENNYGTDINTMRKTAQYIRRKDSKNLNLNIQWEKQCLGIFSVHPAYPGRSSHVATGTFLVNAGIRGKGIGKTLVEEFIEWSPRLGYTSSYFPLIYGTNVGMRQILEGLNFKRIGVLPESGILKGFDVPIDSFIYGKEFTHITRSMDLLRNSNKSNDLAKYERLQYYLETGKYPLHTERNEKARLRVTAKTHQLLNGKLMFRGKEVVYDPEKQRQIVMDTHLVEHGGINKITTKVGAKYHWKGIKSTVCEVIAQCTKCKMRYQDGTGVIVDDSDNKRVAKAHMLPNHKIDTRDLRRLAKPDNTVMNSDVNLSEMAEAVVGSLQNQMNSEATYSNKREYLSGDNHYDHRNNGDSNRTGSFPPTVNTSNSGTVEDTTMNSFDKFVQQTQSRKKSKHSLPANNNNIINDTILSLEDNVMAALEMVHDGGKSGSKVGDDHSLYQQPAIDNNVNAVSDRDVNQISNIPLIFDFGDDYLEEEDEDYEEPTNGAGKNADDADDDDDVDDDVDVFESGILDELQSLQNLDDDIPNFASTGYNASTK, from the coding sequence ATGTCTTCTAGTGGGGAATCTAATTTTACTGGGGCAGACGGCTCCGGCGGTGCAGAGATTACATACTTCCAacaccaacagcagcagcagtttcAGACGCCATTGCAACCTCACACGATACTGCTGAAGGATGGTGAGACCGTGGCAACGATGTATCCAGTTCCGTCATTTCAACACCTGCTGCCGAAGGGTCTACTTTCCTTTCTGCTGGATGAGTTTAACATGGAGGTTGTGAAGGGTGACTCGTTTCCTTACTACGAGACGCTGACGCTTTCTGAATTCAAAGACGTGTGGTTGCAGAAAGATGGGCATGTCTGCGTCATGGTTCTTGGGGAGATACCGGAACTGGACTACAGTGTGGACAACGATCTGACAGATTTGGAGAATAACTACGGTACGGATATCAATACGATGAGGAAGACCGCGCAGTATATCCGTAGAAAGGATTCCAAGAATCTGAATTTGAACATACAATGGGAGAAGCAATGTCTCGGGATATTCAGTGTCCATCCGGCTTACCCAGGCCGCTCATCGCACGTTGCCACGGGGACTTTCCTTGTCAATGCTGGGATTAGAGGTAAAGGTATCGGGAAGACTCTAGTGGAAGAGTTTATTGAATGGTCGCCAAGGCTTGGGTACACGTCATCGTACTTCCCCCTCATATATGGGACAAACGTTGGGATGAGACAGATTCTGGAGGGGTTGAATTTTAAGAGGATCGGTGTTCTGCCGGAATCCGGTATCTTGAAAGGGTTTGACGTACCGATCGACTCCTTCATATACGGTAAAGAGTTCACACACATCACGCGAAGCATGGATCTCTTGCGGAACTCGAATAAATCTAACGATTTGGCGAAATACGAACGACTGCAATACTACTTGGAGACAGGGAAATACCCGCTGCACACAGAGAGGAACGAGAAGGCCAGGCTACGGGTCACTGCGAAGACGCACCAGTTGCTGAATGGGAAGCTGATGTTTCGTGGGAAGGAGGTTGTGTACGATCCTGAGAAGCAACGACAGATCGTGATGGATACGCACTTGGTCGAGCATGGCGGGATCAATaaaataacaacaaaagtTGGCGCGAAGTACCATTGGAAAGGTATTAAAAGCACCGTGTGCGAGGTGATCGCCCAATGTACCAAATGCAAAATGAGATACCAAGATGGTACTGGTGTGATTGTAGATGATTCGGATAATAAAAGGGTGGCCAAGGCGCACATGTTGCCCAACCACAAGATCGATACACGGGACCTTCGAAGGCTGGCAAAGCCGGATAATACAGTCATGAACAGTGATGTGAACCTATCTGAGATGGCCGAGGCCGTTGTGGGCTCCTTACAGAACCAGATGAACTCCGAGGCCACGTATAGTAACAAGCGGGAGTACTTAAGTGGCGACAACCACTACGACCACAGAAACAACGGCGACAGTAACCGCACGGGCAGTTTCCCCCCCACTGTCAATACGAGCAATTCAGGTACCGTAGAAGATACCACTATGAACTCGTTTGATAAATTTGTACAACAGACGCAGAGTCGGAAGAAATCGAAGCACAGTTTACCAgcgaacaacaacaacataaTCAACGATACGATACTCAGTCTCGAGGACAACGTCATGGCTGCCCTTGAGATGGTTCACGATGGTGGGAAATCTGGCTCGAAAGTTGGAGACGACCACTCCCTGTACCAGCAGCCGGCCATTGACAACAATGTGAACGCTGTCTCTGACAGAGATGTCAATCAGATCTCGAACATACCGCTGATATTTGATTTTGGCGACGATTActtggaagaagaagacgaggattACGAAGAACCGACCAACGGTGCAGGGAAAAACGCAGACGATgcagatgatgatgacgacgtGGACGACGACGTGGACGTTTTCGAGAGCGGGATCCTGGACGAGTTGCAAAGTCTGCAAAACTTGGACGACGATATCCCCAATTTCGCCAGCACAGGATACAATGCGAGTACTAAATAA
- the MCO6 gene encoding Mco6p (similar to Saccharomyces cerevisiae YJL127C-B; ancestral locus Anc_1.226) has translation MFFFFKQIRDIFSNSHSKQQQVILSRGAFFHLLGYLGSCVVISLVAQSTYL, from the coding sequence atgtttttctttttcaaacagatcCGCGATATCTTCAGCAACTCGCATTccaaacagcagcaggttATACTCTCGAGAGGCGCTTTCTTCCACTTGCTTGGGTATTTGGGTAGTTGTGTGGTGATATCGCTTGTTGCACAATCGACGTACTTGTGA